The Pochonia chlamydosporia 170 chromosome Unknown PCv3seq00027, whole genome shotgun sequence genome has a window encoding:
- a CDS encoding protein kinase (similar to Metarhizium robertsii ARSEF 23 XP_007819881.1), whose protein sequence is MSRSPLPTIEDVSNMNDEQLGRFMEKHRQPNGTIELPVTDLEILSKRKRESLAERLRSINTSFASKSRPLDLEKLDALLLGVTSKEDSAADDRPHYERERRTETPEDPREIYKREETGAYSDLVNDGGHPLYPLDLLESISKDPDAFQETLLPFWRWPRYEKLSEMDGFDMKEVLQRQWHRWQNFRKWQLYNRGVFDNETDEEDFLAHVEETKRDFIEVGWGKYAAEIEADPDSLKHPGESWYYIQRHRNWQRQYQRELGCESLLDYENALKARLTRHGFNRAFQLAEDPRKQDKLTTWIEYLGFEYWWLDRYYDSLRRIEPKRDKDWEELKSKGVVKSDETPEFMRTRASAIRHDREEDHARQAVRDAESEAKNVYQKTQKDPDRLSIPKEQRVQMLMEASEGLSKAQATLDFTKRRSDLIIDFVRRNFDYDNAVEDVDNQTNLVTWVAAEAHAIEAEQKSASLKSSSEMKRKASADDVGAVHSGQKRQKSTAKGHSPQSSEDKTGVRERRALRRRNQASIEVNRQIPDQNHSIQDASPNQTKQATQTTERAPSTEAEGKAKSRTSKGSGRKRKNVAFEDDSPVQRTQKRLKSDSQSYSTQASNSRVEPTDRRALGPRNRATRDSSHRPNPNQTQDIQGANSRSHPSVPNVTPQESPKGLRRSSRLAAARSRSRTSGSKNQVVGDLGSEYSQVEKLLEKRTRRRGRGRSLEYLVKFKDYDGSHASIKWVSARQLPKVAMDKFDRLVDE, encoded by the exons ATGTCCCGCTCGCCATTGCCGACCATTGAGGATGTATCCAATATGAACGATGAACAGCTCGGAAGGTTTATGGAGAAACACCGCCAGCCCAATGGTACAATCGAGCTGCCCGTTACAGATTTGGAAATATTGTCCAAAAGGAAGCGAGAAAGCCTTGCCGAAAGATTGCG GTCAATAAATACATCATTCGCTTCCAAATCCCGCCCGCTTGATCTTGAGAAACTCGACGCTCTTTTACTTGGTGTGACAAGTAAGGAGGATTCTGCGGCAGACGACCGACCTCATTACGAGAGAGAAAGGCGAACCGAAACACCGGAAGATCCGCGAGAAATTTACAAGCGAGAAGAGACGGGCGCATATAGTGATCTTGTAAATGACGGTGGTCACCCGCTATATCCACTTGATCTTCTGGAATCGATTTCGAAAGACCCCGATGCTTTTCAGGAGAcattgctgcctttttggAGATGGCCTCGGTACGAGAAACTATCAGAGATGGATGGCTTTGATATGAAAGAGGTATTACAAAGGCAATGGCACAGGTGGCAGAACTTCCGAAAGTGGCAACTTTATAACAGAGGGGTTTTTGACAACGAAACTGACGAGGAAGATTTTTTAGCTCATGTTGAGGAGACAAAGCGTGACTTTATTGAAGTAGGCTGGGGGAAGTACGCAGCCGAGATTGAGGCTGACCCAGACAGTTTAAAGCATCCCGGCGAGTCGTGGTATTATATCCAAAGACACCGTAACTGGCAGCGACAATACCAGCGGGAACTTGGATGCGAGAGCTTGTTAGATTACGAGAACGCATTAAAGGCACGTTTGACCCGACATGGCTTCAACCGCGCGTTCCAGTTGGCAGAAGACCCcaggaaacaagacaaaTTAACAACGTGGATTGAATACTTGGGTTTTGAGTACTGGTGGCTCGACCGATATTATGATTCTCTCCGGCGTATAGAGCCAAAACGCGATAAAGATTGGGAGGAGCTAAAGAGCAAAGGAGTCGTGAAGAGTGACGAGACTCCGGAATTCATGCGTACTAGAGCTTCAGCTATAAGGCACGACAGGGAGGAGGACCACGCACGACAGGCTGTGCGAGATGCTGAATCCGAGGCAAAAAATGTCTACCAGAAAACACAGAAGGATCCTGATCGCCTGAGCATTCCGAAGGAACAGCGTGTGCAAATGTTGATGGAGGCCAGTGAAGGGTTGTCAAAGGCGCAAGCAACGCTTGACTTCACCAAGCGGCGGAGCGATCTAATTATCGACTTTGTTCGCAGAAACTTTGACTACGATAACGCGGTGGAAGACGTAGACAACCAAACAAATCTTGTCACATGGGTTGCGGCGGAGGCACATGCAATTGAGGCCGAACAGAAATCTGCATCATTGAAGAGCAGCTctgagatgaagaggaaagcGTCAGCCGACGACGTCGGCGCGGTGCACTCAGGCCAGAAGAGACAAAAGTCAACTGCTAAAGGGCATAGCCCACAGTCGAGTGAAGATAAGACCGGTGTCAGGGAAAGGAGAGCTCTACGCAGGCGAAATCAGGCATCAATAGAGGTAAATCGACAAATTCCAGACCAAAATCATAGCATACAGGATGCATCGCCTAACCAGACTAAACAGGCGACACAGACTACTGAGCGGGCGCCTTCAACCGAGGCCGAAGGCAAAGCCAAATCGAGAACCTCCAAGGGCAGTGGGCGGAAGAGGAAAAACGTTGCATTCGAGGATGATTCCCCGGTACAGCGGACCCAAAAGAGGCTGAAGTCAGACTCTCAAAGCTACAGCACGCAAGCCAGCAACTCGAGAGTTGAGCCGACAGATAGGAGAGCCTTGGGCCCGCGAAACCGGGCGACAAGAGACTCCAGTCACCGACCAAATCCAAATCAAACCCAAGATATCCAAGGCGCGAATTCCCGCAGCCACCCATCTGTCCCCAACGTAACACCTCAGGAATCACCCAAGGGACTACGTCGCAGCTCTCGCCTTGCAGCCGCACGTTCTAGATCAAGAACATCAGGAAGCAAGAATCAGGTCGTCGGAGACTTAGGAAGTGAATACTCACAGGTGGAGAAGCTTTTGGAAAAGCGGACTCGCAGGCGAGGCCGTGGCCGCAGTCTGGAGTACCTAGTCAAGTTTAAAGACTA